A region from the Aegilops tauschii subsp. strangulata cultivar AL8/78 chromosome 5, Aet v6.0, whole genome shotgun sequence genome encodes:
- the LOC109782530 gene encoding uncharacterized protein, translating into MEAPALSLVLCMLLLSHGSAQARKTVPGVTVAAGAEDGSLGRESFMGRVVDVSSNSRRRRELLGGARETTARDVFAPVTNPVTVPATNPASPGGIVTVPATNPGTGTGFPTNPNLPPLYPEPSATPDPTTMPAPFTNPVAAPTMPAPFTAPVTNPATTPTPVPGTSPITNPATTYPGGGAGGGVAVGSAPTTPVYQAPATTVPTPTTVQPAAGAGTGQSTWCVAKAGVTEAALQDGLDFACGMGGADCSALQPMGSCYNPNTIQAHASYAFNAYYQRSPSPASCDFGGAGMLVATNPSSGTCMFQTSSGSGSAAGYNPAVTGTTGPVGVTPSFGPVGTTTGTGPAVSSGGSGSTVLNANNYPGGTSMYGPGNPAGFSDTSSGAASLNCSWVMSLIWMFTFAYVKVKV; encoded by the exons ATGGAGGCTCCGGCTCTCAGCTTGGTTTTGTGTATGCTCCTGCTCTCGCACGGCTCGGCGCAGGCCAGGAAGACCGTGCCCGGCGTGACGGTAGCCGCCGGCGCCGAGGACGGGTCGTTGGGCAGGGAGAGCTTCATGGGTCGTGTTGTCGACGTCTCGAGTAATTCGCGGCGCCGGCGGGAGCTCCTTGGGGGAGCCAGGGAGACGACGGCTCGAGACGTGTTCGCGCCGGTGACGAACCCGGTGACGGTGCCGGCGACGAACCCGGCGTCCCCGGGCGGCATCGTCACCGTGCCGGCGACCAACCCGGGCACGGGCACCGGGTTCCCCACCAACCCCAACCTCCCGCCGCTGTACCCGGAGCCGTCGGCCACGCCCGACCCGACGACGATGCCGGCGCCGTTCACGAACCCGGTCGCCGCGCCTACGATGCCGGCGCCGTTCACCGCCCCGGTCACCAACCCggccacgacgccgacgccggtCCCCGGCACGTCGCCAATCACCAACCCGGCCACTACGTACCCGGGCGGGGGTGCCGGTGGCGGCGTCGCCGTCGGGAGCGCGCCGACGACCCCGGTGTACCAGGCGCCGGCGACGACGGTGCCGACGCCGACCACAGTGCAGCCGGCGGCGGGGGCCGGGACAGGGCAGTCCACGTGGTGCGTGGCCAAGGCCGGGGTGACGGAGGCGGCGCTGCAGGACGGGCTGGACTTCGCGTGCGGCATGGGCGGCGCCGACTGCTCGGCGCTGCAGCCCATGGGCAGCTGCTACAACCCCAACACGATCCAGGCGCACGCCTCCTACGCCTTCAACGCCTACTACCAGCGCAGCCCCTCGCCGGCCAGCTGCGACTTCGGCGGCGCCGGCATGCTCGTCGCCACCAACCCAA GTTCAGGAACTTGCATGTTCCAGACATCGTCAGGTTCAGG TTCTGCCGCCGGCTACAACCCGGCAGTGACCGGCACCACAGGGCCGGTGGGCGTGACGCCAAGCTTCGGGCCGGTGGGCACCACGACGGGGACGGGACCGGCGGTCAGCAGTGGAGGGTCAGGCTCGACGGTGCTGAACGCGAACAACTACCCCGGCGGGACCTCGATGTACGGCCCGGGCAACCCGGCGGGCTTCTCCGACACCAGCAGCGGCGCCGCCTCCCTGAACTGCAGCTGGGTCATGTCTCTGATCTGGATGTTCACCTTTGCTTATGTCAAGGTGAAGGTGTAG